Genomic DNA from Triticum dicoccoides isolate Atlit2015 ecotype Zavitan chromosome 4B, WEW_v2.0, whole genome shotgun sequence:
GGAAGTTTATTGCTTAGTGTAATTAGACAAGTGCTTGGATTATTCTGTAGTGAAAATAATGTGATTTTCCATCTTCTTTATGTTCTTAGATGAGCTCACCTTAGGCCTTAGCCATACAAAGTAATTTGTgaagatatatgttccttaattTGATCCCACCTTCCCTGATTAAACATATGTCATTACTCGATTTGATTATTGTATTAGTGTCTCTTAAGTTTGCTGAAATAGCTTGATGTTTCCTTTGAATTTAGAAGAAGAGATTCCAGCCATAAGATTCTCAAGTTCGTTGGCTCTACGGCCGCATCATGACAAGACGGCCACAAGGCAGTTGTTGCTTCCAGGCGCACAAAGGCCACCGATCGGATCAGCGCGAAGAAACCCGTTCAGATCGCCGCCACAAGCCTCGCCTCAGCAACAGGTCAACCTCTGCACCTACAACCACTTCGACAGGCCGTCAGTCAAAGCAGGTCCATTTTACCCTCCTTCATGCAGATGAGTCCGATCAAGTTTATTTCAAATTTCAATCTAGAGTAGTTACACTTTTTTGCCTCTGCGTGCCTGCTTCTTCTAGCATAGTTGCATTTCTCCGATTTTCACAGCTTCAAATAACTACCTACGAATTGCGTACACGATTCATCATCGTTCAATTGCCCTGTACCCTATGTGAATTATATTCTGAAGTACAAGTTGACAACAACCTACTAGCTGTACATACTTTTCAGCTGGTACAAAGTAAAAAAGAAAGGGCATGATTAAACCAAATAACAACATGGCATTTCCTTGCAGAAAATGCATGATGTTATATGCATCAATGATGATAGCGAATCTTCTGAATCACTTCCTCAGCTTAACAATTTAAGCTCACTCCAGCAACACAGGAAATACAAACCAACTGTTATCAACATCAGTGACGGCAGTAATGATGGCCGGTCTTCTGAATCACTTCGTCAGCTTAACAATGTAATCTCACTCCAGCGACGCAGCAAATACAAACCAGGTAGTGATAAGTGCAACCTGCTAATTTTCCCTTTTTAACCTCCTACTTATATTCACCTATTAGGCATCTTATTGTCCATAATTACATAGGCCCTTCACATCATCGCAAGAAAGCCAGCAAAGACAAGCAAAAGAAGCACACATCCGATGGTACAGAACCATCTACCTGTGCCACTGTAATACCATTAGGCCTTAATTTAATTTGTCTTCCTATAGATGCTAATCTTTCAAAAACCTCCTCTACTTATAAACATCAGCACCTGCAATTAAGCCCATAATCCGTACGTGCAAACAATGTTTTCATTTGATCTTCTAATACCAGTACATACTTATGCTTACACCAGCCATTTTAAAAAGGCATTCATAGGGGAACCCGCCTGGAAGCTTTGATGATCATTGCACATGAGGTAACAAAGTGAAGCTTTACAAAGATCAAGTCAGAAAATTGAAGCGTCTCAGCGCTACGAAAAAATTACACATCAATTGTTACATTTTCCACATGAGCCTTCAAGTACCTATGGAAGTATACCATGCAATCATTATGCCACAATGACACTCTGCTTATTCGTTCGTTCACACCTTCTGAAAACCAGTCAGACTAAGAAGATGACTAAATAAGCTCTACAACTGCATAAATTCACATTGCATTATGTTTGTAGCTATATGCCCCGAATAATGGCGAGTGGACATGCCATCACACGCGGTCGGTATCCACACCGCACGCTGCCACGCGATTCGTGCTAATTAAATACACTTTCATCGTATAATGATCTCCCCTCTGCATATAGCAAATGGTATAGACGCGTATTCCAAGCTCACACATGCAGCCGTGCCCCGCGATGCAACACACGCACTGAACTCTGCTCGTGGCCAGCATCTTAGCCCCAACGGCCACCCGCGAGGTAGCACACGGTGTGGACTGGGTTCTGGCACGACAACATGTCAGTTTTTAAACGACGGGACCAGCATAAACTTTTTCAGCCTGGCTCCATTCGTTTACTGTAAATGGCTGACAGGACGTGAAGGCACCCATCATTTTTTAAATGCAACATGCACCATCCTTTATCCACCCCGCAGCTCTAATTCTTGTGACTTTGTTCGTCTGCATAGCTAGCTGAACCCAACCATGGAGATATGTAGCTTCTTATGAAAAACATAGAGATGTAGAATAGTTCACTGACTCCTCCAACACCAATATTGTGAATGGCTGTCGGGAAAGCTTGATGCCATTGCGACCTAGCTTGTCCTGCTGGTTCTTCAAGTGGTAGGTTGACGATGGGTCTACACTGCGGTCTTGCATGTGAGGAGCGAGATACCAACTAACGAGAGAAATTGCACGTAGTGACAAATTCTTACATGCACTTGCCATGCAGAAGATAACGATGTGCAGCTAACAGGGATCAGGATTTCCAGAAAGTGCCATGGTTTCCTTTATTATTATTCTCCAAATGGATTTTTTTAAACGGGAATAAATATCCTACTACCAACATCCATTTAATTGATCACAAAGGAAAATTAATACCGGCCTGCACCCCCATCAATCCACCCATGACTGTCCTGCAGCCCATCAGGACACCCAGGAAGTATTAATTGCTGCATTTGTGTGGAGAAAACAAGTTTATAATCGAAACAAAACATAAGCGTCAATGAGACTTGCGCAGGGTAGCTAAGCAAACGCATAAGCCACACAGTACTCACTACTCATAATGTTCCAGGAAGCACAAGATGAAGAATGATCAAGTGATAACCAAATAAACAAAAGAAGCAGAATAAGGCACAGCTTGAAGCGATCAAATAAACCAAAGATGGATCAAGTAGAGTCTCGATAGGCTAACCTGTTAACATCTGTTTCTGCTGGAGCTATCTCCTCTTGTTATACGGACACAAAATGAGCTTAGGCAAAACAAACCACAGCAAAAACGGCAGGCCCACACTTATTAAGTGCCATTCAAGACGTACAACAGGTGAGTCGGACACGTTTAAATGCCAACCAGTGCCTAGACCACCAGCCCATTTAAGATGCCTATCACATACGCGTATTCATCAAATTAACTCGTTGTATCATTTCGGTATTCATTAATTCGCTATATTAAGTGCTAATCTTGCAGCATGCATGGACTGCCCAGATTTCATCCTCGCGTGGCACCATGTCCCAAAAATCCGTGTCGCTATATGCCCTACCTATTCACTACTAACATTGCTACTAACTGGCTTCTTGCGCCATTGACGTAACCGGGTCATCTAGTTGGACGAACAAAAAAGAACTTGAGAGACTTGTTAGAGACTTGGTAAAGGAAATGCCCTACCAGATCACTGGATTTGTATAGTAGACCGAGTAAATCATCGACAACGAGAAGGCAAACTCCCTGGACTCGAGTCCTACTCTTGAGTTCTCTATAATAAACTAAACACCAGACTGAAAACAACATGGGAAAAGGAAGAAGCCAGCCACGACAAAACAAGATCTTCCAGGCTAAGTCGTCGTCTACGTTGCCCTGAACGTGGGGTGCAACAGCCGACCGAGCTCCTCGTCCTCCGCGTCCAGCGGCCCGCCGGTCTCATTCCTGACGCGCTGGACGGCGGTGCCATTGAGCGACTCGTGGCCGAACCCATACAGCTTCAGTATCTGGTCGTCGGCGAAGTTGAAGGCGCGCTCCATCCCGAGGCGGCACCGGTCCGCCGGATAGCTGTCGGCGTACCGCCGGCAGGGCTTGCACCCGACGAAGTGCGTCACAAGCGGCCAGGCGCCCGTCCGCCGCAGCTCCTCGTACCTGTCCACGATGAGCTCCCAGAAGCCGTTGAGCTCGTACGAGTTCTCGAAGAAGACCTTGTCCCCCCACCTCTCCCGCTGCGTGACGAGCAGGTAGATGAGCGCCGACTGGTCGTCGGCCTCGAACGACGGGCGGCCGGAGAGCTCCCTGGCGAAGAGCTCGCCGTACCTGTCGCGCACGGGGCCGCGGGGCCCCATGGGGGCCATGGCGTGGAGGAGGTCGAGCGACCACTGGCAGTTGCGGATGAGGATGCTGCCGGTGTTGACGCCCACCCAGCTCTTCTCCTCGTACACCTTGGCCTCCCAGCCGTGGAGCACGAGGTTGTGCGCCGCGTAGCGCTCCCACGGCAGCTCGAACCGCATGTCCGTGAACACCGCGTCCGAGTCCACCCACCACAGGAGCTCCACCTCCGGGTGCGCCATCATCAGCGACCGCAGCAGCGGCAGCTTCGCCCAGAACCCGGTCATCTCCGCGTCCAGGAACGCCGTGTTGTAGTACACCTCCAGGCCGTGGACGCGGCAGTAGTCCGCCTTGTTCTTGAACGCGCGCAGCAGCAGGTGGTCGCCGTCCGGGTCGGGGCACCGGGCCGGCGCGGACCCGGTCACCACCAGCACCCGCGGCCGGCCCGCGGGCGGCACCCGCGCGGGGAACTCCGGGTGCGCGGCGAGCCATGCGGACCGGCGCGCGTCGTAGTCCAGGATGGTGCGGCCCAGCGAGTAGGGCGGGTCCGTGAGCTGGCGGGGCGGCGGGAGGCCGATGTCCTCGTCGCTCACGTTGGCGGCTGCGGGCGGCAGCGCTGGCGGAGCTGCGGCGGCAATGTGGATGGGGTTGCTGAACACGACGCGGAGGCTGGG
This window encodes:
- the LOC119296335 gene encoding probable glycosyltransferase 5 yields the protein MMVKPSPMEGACNARRRTASLATDSIAMMAEQHDGKPANGSGLRWRPHYGCPAAGSTTIPLVFLLLLTGALFLILGPTDSVLTLPSLRVVFSNPIHIAAAAPPALPPAAANVSDEDIGLPPPRQLTDPPYSLGRTILDYDARRSAWLAAHPEFPARVPPAGRPRVLVVTGSAPARCPDPDGDHLLLRAFKNKADYCRVHGLEVYYNTAFLDAEMTGFWAKLPLLRSLMMAHPEVELLWWVDSDAVFTDMRFELPWERYAAHNLVLHGWEAKVYEEKSWVGVNTGSILIRNCQWSLDLLHAMAPMGPRGPVRDRYGELFARELSGRPSFEADDQSALIYLLVTQRERWGDKVFFENSYELNGFWELIVDRYEELRRTGAWPLVTHFVGCKPCRRYADSYPADRCRLGMERAFNFADDQILKLYGFGHESLNGTAVQRVRNETGGPLDAEDEELGRLLHPTFRAT